A stretch of Desulfobacter hydrogenophilus DNA encodes these proteins:
- a CDS encoding flagellin, whose protein sequence is MSLSINTNVAALTAHRNMVANDNNMTTSLTRLSTGLRINSAADDASGLTIADSLSAQADGIGQGIRNANDGVSIVQTADGALEESVSIVNTIKTKAIQAASDTQTSTTRTAIQQDIDKLMEELDSIATTTSYNGIQLLNGSYTNKIIHTGASANETASINIGDTESDSIGHISTATFEMDDEDGGEIQLTINSAITGEDIQLESLTIEANNQEENGLGALADEINSASSLTGVSANAVVETTTEGAIQEGTTNSDFAINGVTIGAINVKANDADASLVTAINDKTTQTGVSAAINDNGAITITSDDGRVLDVTGELNGVFGKNVTADDLSTIGYITLTQEGSSQFNITGTSVAGLDMDITVNSGATYSNNEDVTLAAGSTIASGSILSAGTVIGGDLTVSSGISNTSNDYELTVDSKLISGSILAAGTVIGGDITLDTTDVTIDDDMKIGSGSTLLAGTILGQGTVFNNTTTVGSETFQAGEALEYNVIVDSGGLTLNTDMTLSAESTLAGGSTLSRGTELVTDHILISGFTVEQDMTLKAGSTIADTSILTAGSTIGDFTTTNAIGSTAEETLLGANSTLEAASIIAEGSDLGSTAIETVQTVVSAGESLTLEAGSIVASGTILAAGTTINQDMKIAGTEIKAGTTITEALTFATGDDFELTEKLTIGEGSTLEAGSEVIFGGESISEAISLSDQESLTLADISVLTQEDAEIAITIAEAALADLDATRSSLGSVENQLSSTISNLSVTKTNVTASESTIRDVDFAEETANFAKLSLLAQTGSYALSQANAASSNLTSLLQ, encoded by the coding sequence ATGAGTTTAAGTATTAATACCAACGTTGCCGCACTCACCGCGCACAGAAACATGGTTGCCAACGACAATAACATGACAACATCCCTGACCCGTCTTTCCACAGGTTTGAGAATCAACTCAGCGGCGGACGATGCATCCGGTCTGACCATTGCCGATTCTCTATCGGCACAGGCAGACGGTATTGGCCAAGGCATCCGGAACGCCAATGACGGTGTTTCCATTGTACAGACCGCAGACGGCGCCCTTGAAGAGTCTGTGAGCATCGTTAATACCATTAAAACCAAAGCCATCCAGGCGGCATCCGACACCCAGACCTCGACAACCCGGACAGCCATCCAGCAAGATATTGATAAACTGATGGAAGAGCTGGACAGCATTGCCACCACAACATCCTACAACGGCATACAGCTTCTCAACGGCAGTTACACCAACAAGATCATCCATACCGGTGCCTCTGCCAATGAAACCGCTTCCATCAATATCGGAGATACGGAATCCGATTCCATTGGTCATATTTCCACGGCCACTTTTGAAATGGATGATGAAGACGGCGGCGAAATTCAGTTAACCATCAATTCAGCCATCACTGGCGAAGATATTCAACTGGAAAGCCTTACCATTGAAGCCAATAACCAGGAAGAAAACGGACTTGGCGCTCTGGCTGATGAAATTAACAGTGCGTCTTCCCTTACCGGCGTATCTGCCAATGCTGTTGTAGAAACCACCACTGAGGGAGCTATTCAGGAAGGCACAACCAATTCCGACTTTGCCATCAACGGCGTAACGATCGGTGCCATCAATGTCAAAGCCAATGACGCTGATGCCTCTCTTGTCACGGCCATTAATGATAAGACTACCCAGACAGGGGTTTCCGCCGCCATTAATGACAACGGGGCCATTACCATAACGTCTGATGACGGTCGTGTTCTCGATGTTACCGGGGAGCTGAACGGCGTTTTCGGCAAAAATGTGACAGCGGATGATTTGTCTACCATTGGCTACATTACCCTGACCCAGGAAGGTTCCAGTCAGTTCAATATTACAGGAACCAGTGTAGCGGGTCTGGACATGGACATTACAGTCAATTCTGGTGCTACGTACAGCAATAATGAAGATGTCACTTTGGCAGCAGGGTCAACGATTGCATCAGGCTCCATACTTTCTGCAGGAACCGTTATTGGTGGTGACTTGACAGTGTCCAGTGGTATCTCAAACACTTCAAATGACTATGAGCTTACTGTTGATTCTAAACTGATAAGTGGTTCGATCTTAGCAGCCGGGACAGTTATTGGCGGAGATATAACCCTCGATACAACCGATGTAACAATAGATGATGACATGAAAATTGGTTCAGGGTCAACACTTTTGGCAGGGACAATCCTTGGGCAAGGAACTGTCTTCAATAACACGACGACGGTGGGGTCAGAAACCTTTCAGGCTGGCGAAGCGTTAGAATACAACGTTATAGTTGACTCTGGTGGTCTGACGCTTAACACAGATATGACGCTTTCAGCCGAATCAACGCTTGCAGGAGGCTCAACACTATCTAGAGGCACCGAATTAGTGACAGACCACATTCTCATATCAGGCTTCACAGTTGAGCAAGACATGACCCTGAAGGCCGGGTCCACTATCGCAGATACGTCTATCCTTACAGCAGGATCAACCATAGGCGACTTCACAACAACCAACGCTATTGGGTCCACCGCGGAAGAAACACTTTTAGGTGCAAATTCAACCTTGGAGGCAGCAAGTATAATTGCTGAGGGGTCTGATTTAGGCAGCACTGCCATAGAAACTGTCCAGACGGTTGTATCGGCAGGGGAATCCCTGACCCTGGAAGCCGGAAGTATAGTTGCAAGCGGTACAATCCTTGCCGCAGGGACCACAATTAACCAGGATATGAAAATCGCAGGTACGGAAATAAAAGCAGGAACGACCATTACAGAAGCCCTGACATTTGCCACCGGCGACGATTTTGAGCTTACAGAAAAATTAACGATTGGAGAAGGAAGTACGCTTGAAGCGGGAAGTGAGGTAATATTCGGCGGAGAAAGCATCAGCGAGGCGATATCCCTATCCGACCAAGAAAGTCTGACCCTGGCTGACATCAGCGTATTGACCCAGGAGGATGCTGAAATTGCCATAACCATTGCCGAGGCTGCGCTGGCGGACCTGGATGCCACAAGAAGTTCCCTGGGTTCCGTGGAAAACCAGCTGTCATCCACCATCTCTAACCTTTCGGTGACCAAAACCAATGTGACGGCCTCCGAGTCCACCATTCGAGATGTCGATTTTGCAGAGGAAACAGCCAATTTTGCCAAGCTGTCTCTGCTGGCCCAGACAGGCTCCTATGCCCTGAGCCAGGCAAACGCCGCATCTTCAAACCTAACCAGCCTGCTCCAGTAA
- a CDS encoding helix-turn-helix domain-containing protein, whose amino-acid sequence MKIRLHKNATTTPAQRAYIQNNPQLSVASLAKKIGVSKTTIRRWQNRTDVHDRSHTPKRIKTVLSPIEEIKIVICRMAFRAGLDDLLQISDSFFKIKCSRAGLNRCLRRYQISRMTKLKRSVPFNLKDYTGTYLYYNCFHLPSFQKNEPPVVLQTLLDCSFRTFHAQYTTMANTFLSDHIQSFPLKVLGVIYNDPVRLCTENTELKDIDIKNSGSAPDRTIEQLCKTCGLSFFHMDNLVTDIISELNLQMEKIVYQSDLKKDATTWGTNEALEKQIHHYNFELPLSFLKQKTPYQAMEAHYTHFPNSFNHQPMASVNTSCL is encoded by the coding sequence ATGAAAATACGTCTTCATAAAAATGCCACAACGACGCCTGCCCAGCGTGCATATATCCAAAACAATCCCCAATTGTCCGTTGCCAGTTTAGCAAAAAAAATCGGCGTCAGTAAAACCACGATACGCAGGTGGCAAAACCGCACGGATGTACATGACCGGTCGCATACACCTAAGCGGATAAAAACCGTTCTATCGCCCATTGAAGAGATTAAAATCGTTATCTGCCGGATGGCATTCAGGGCAGGCCTGGATGATCTGCTTCAAATTTCCGACTCTTTTTTTAAGATCAAATGTTCCAGGGCAGGCCTCAACAGATGCCTCAGGCGATATCAAATATCCAGAATGACAAAACTTAAGCGATCTGTTCCATTTAACCTTAAAGATTACACAGGCACCTATTTATATTACAATTGTTTTCATCTACCGTCTTTTCAGAAAAATGAACCGCCAGTGGTGCTGCAAACTCTTCTTGACTGCTCGTTCAGGACCTTTCATGCCCAGTACACCACCATGGCGAACACATTTCTTTCAGATCATATCCAGAGTTTTCCTTTAAAGGTTTTAGGCGTTATTTATAATGATCCGGTAAGGCTTTGTACCGAAAACACAGAGTTAAAAGATATAGACATAAAAAATTCCGGTAGCGCCCCTGACAGAACCATTGAACAGTTATGCAAAACATGTGGCCTTTCATTCTTTCACATGGATAATCTAGTTACGGATATCATAAGCGAATTAAACCTGCAGATGGAAAAAATCGTCTACCAATCTGATCTTAAAAAAGATGCAACCACCTGGGGAACGAACGAAGCACTGGAAAAACAGATACACCATTACAACTTTGAATTACCCCTTAGCTTTTTAAAACAGAAGACACCCTACCAGGCCATGGAAGCGCATTACACCCATTTTCCAAACAGTTTCAACCATCAGCCCATGGCATCGGTCAATACCTCCTGTTTATAA